Proteins found in one Euzebyales bacterium genomic segment:
- a CDS encoding glycosyltransferase family 4 protein: MLRPLLVTNDFLPDVGGIQQYVAQIAARLDDVGVFAPAHPAADDPRLDYPVWRGHHRYLWPTRATRAALHAAVEAHRASVVVFMAPAPLTPLGPATGLPWAVCSHGAELVLPARVPGLRQLFAAVLGRADQLFSVSSYTADALHALVGDDDPPIRLVRNGVDLDRFNPAVDGTAVRERYALGTGPVIVTIGRLVPRKGQDQLIRALPRVRAAVGDVRLLIVGAGRYRRRLERLARRHVRGAVVFAGSIPWDELPAHYRAGTVFAHPNRSRWGGLEQEGFGVVFLEAQACGVPVVAGRSGGSPEALRDGVTGRLVDGDDVDEIAAVLIDMLRPPSAAAEMGTAARSWVAPNWSWDAIVARFADDLRTLTTDA; this comes from the coding sequence GTGCTCCGCCCGTTGCTGGTCACCAACGACTTCCTGCCCGACGTCGGCGGCATCCAGCAGTACGTCGCCCAGATCGCCGCGCGCCTCGATGACGTCGGCGTGTTCGCGCCGGCACATCCCGCCGCCGATGACCCGCGCCTGGACTATCCCGTGTGGCGCGGACACCACCGCTACCTGTGGCCTACCCGCGCGACCCGCGCGGCGCTGCACGCAGCGGTCGAAGCCCACCGCGCGTCGGTGGTGGTGTTCATGGCGCCGGCGCCACTGACGCCGCTCGGCCCTGCGACGGGCCTGCCCTGGGCCGTGTGCAGCCATGGCGCCGAGCTCGTGCTGCCGGCGCGTGTCCCCGGACTGCGCCAGCTGTTCGCGGCGGTGCTCGGCCGCGCGGACCAGCTGTTCTCGGTCAGCTCCTACACAGCCGACGCGCTGCACGCGCTCGTCGGCGACGACGATCCGCCGATCCGGCTGGTGCGCAACGGCGTGGACCTGGATCGCTTCAACCCGGCCGTCGACGGGACCGCGGTCCGTGAGCGGTACGCACTGGGCACCGGACCGGTCATCGTCACGATCGGACGTCTGGTGCCACGCAAAGGTCAGGACCAGCTCATCCGTGCGCTTCCGCGGGTCCGCGCCGCCGTGGGTGACGTCCGCCTGCTCATCGTCGGTGCCGGGCGGTACCGGCGACGGTTGGAACGCCTTGCCCGCCGACACGTCCGGGGTGCCGTGGTCTTCGCCGGCAGCATCCCGTGGGATGAGCTGCCCGCGCACTACCGGGCCGGCACCGTCTTCGCGCACCCGAACCGCAGCCGCTGGGGCGGGCTGGAGCAGGAGGGCTTCGGGGTGGTGTTCCTGGAGGCACAGGCCTGCGGTGTGCCCGTCGTGGCGGGACGCAGCGGTGGCAGCCCTGAGGCACTGCGCGACGGTGTGACGGGCAGGCTCGTCGACGGTGACGACGTCGACGAGATCGCCGCGGTGCTGATCGACATGCTGCGACCACCGTCGGCGGCCGCCGAGATGGGCACGGCGGCGCGGTCATGGGTGGCGCCGAACTGGTCGTGGGACGCCATCGTCGCCCGCTTTGCCGACGACCTGCGGACGCTCACGACGGACGCCTGA
- a CDS encoding M48 family metalloprotease gives MSHRRSESSLDVRRLPGGVVPWSIVVVIVAVGALAVLARPLAPDLGPVPDPGRWFTTPQLERIAAYQRPLRWAVLLATIVDVAVPVTIAVTATGRRLVARVVNGIGVQRPGRAAAAVTVVIVGLTTLVGLPVDLWAHRHARLFGLSTQSLAGWAGDRAIELAITAVGAALVVGVGYALAARWPRRWVLVAIPLGLLATAVLTLSAPLILEPLRYRVTPLPPGEVRDELTDVLAAEGRGDAALLVADASRRTTRQNAYVSGLAGTRRIVLFDTLLERPPPEVALIVAHELAHERHRDLARGVLAGGAGLAVVCALVDGVARWRVRRGRQDGVADPMAAGVVVAVLVVTLMVTAPVSAWVSRRAEAAADLGSLELTGAVADYCAVQRGLVVRNLSDPAPPTWARLWWWTHPPAASRLQLASTFDDAACAN, from the coding sequence ATGTCCCACCGCCGCTCCGAGTCGTCGCTCGACGTCCGACGCCTGCCCGGTGGGGTGGTCCCATGGTCGATCGTCGTGGTCATCGTGGCCGTCGGGGCCCTGGCGGTCCTCGCCCGTCCATTGGCGCCCGACCTTGGTCCCGTGCCCGATCCCGGGCGCTGGTTCACGACGCCGCAGCTCGAGCGCATCGCCGCCTACCAGCGGCCGCTGCGCTGGGCGGTGCTGCTCGCGACCATCGTCGACGTTGCGGTGCCGGTGACGATCGCCGTCACCGCGACGGGGCGGCGGCTCGTCGCGCGGGTGGTCAACGGCATCGGTGTGCAGCGGCCCGGACGGGCCGCTGCCGCCGTCACGGTCGTCATCGTGGGCCTGACCACGCTGGTCGGACTGCCGGTCGACCTCTGGGCGCACCGGCACGCACGGCTGTTCGGGTTGTCGACGCAGTCGCTGGCCGGCTGGGCGGGCGACCGCGCGATCGAGCTGGCCATCACGGCCGTCGGCGCTGCGCTGGTGGTGGGCGTCGGCTACGCCCTGGCGGCGCGGTGGCCAAGGCGCTGGGTCCTGGTCGCCATACCACTGGGATTGTTGGCGACGGCCGTGCTGACGTTGTCGGCGCCGCTGATCCTCGAACCACTGCGCTACCGGGTGACACCCCTGCCGCCAGGTGAGGTGCGGGACGAGTTGACCGACGTGCTGGCGGCGGAAGGTCGTGGCGACGCCGCGCTGCTGGTCGCCGACGCCAGCCGGCGGACCACCCGGCAGAACGCGTATGTCTCCGGTCTCGCCGGCACCCGTCGGATCGTGCTGTTCGACACGCTGTTGGAGCGTCCGCCGCCGGAGGTTGCGCTGATCGTCGCCCACGAGCTGGCGCACGAACGGCATCGGGATCTGGCGCGCGGCGTGCTGGCCGGTGGCGCGGGCCTGGCGGTCGTGTGCGCGCTGGTGGACGGGGTGGCGCGGTGGCGGGTGCGGCGTGGGCGGCAGGACGGCGTCGCCGATCCAATGGCCGCCGGCGTGGTCGTCGCGGTGCTGGTGGTCACGCTGATGGTCACGGCGCCGGTGTCGGCGTGGGTCAGCCGCCGTGCCGAGGCGGCGGCCGACCTCGGGTCGCTCGAGCTGACCGGTGCGGTCGCCGACTACTGTGCGGTGCAACGCGGGCTGGTCGTGCGCAACCTGTCGGACCCCGCGCCGCCGACCTGGGCACGCCTGTGGTGGTGGACCCATCCGCCCGCGGCCAGCCGCCTGCAGCTGGCGTCGACGTTCGACGACGCGGCCTGCGCAAACTGA
- a CDS encoding deoxyribodipyrimidine photo-lyase, whose amino-acid sequence MDTRIVWFRRDLRVDDHPALHAAMDDADDDTRIVPLFVWDPAIVERGRVSPARLAYLCEALTDLDDNLRERGARLVLRTGAPDKVVPAVAAEVGATAVHHSRDHTPYATRRDEAVRSALARLDDAPDVVDHPGAALHDPGTVLTTAGETYKVFTPFHRQWRQRAVDDPLDAPGRVPGHGTVASEDLPTGSSLDLDEPAQRQTGGETAARDRLARFLDAPADDYDEQRDVLAADGTSRLSADLHFGCLSVRRVRSRLDLRNSGHRAFATELAWRDFYLHVLAAWPDVLTEEFNAQYRSLPWDDDPDAVAAWRDGMTGYPIVDAGMRQLRATGWMHNRARMIVASFLCKDLLIDWRIGERHFLEHLIDGDLSSNNGGWQWAAGTGTDAQPYFRIFNPVTQGERFDPDGAYVRRWVPELADVPPAFIHHPWDMPDDVAQDCAVTIDGTYPAPIVDHREARQRALGWFDAHRAG is encoded by the coding sequence GTGGACACACGCATCGTCTGGTTCCGCCGTGATCTGCGGGTCGACGACCATCCGGCGCTGCACGCCGCCATGGACGACGCGGACGACGACACACGCATTGTGCCCCTGTTCGTGTGGGATCCCGCGATCGTCGAGCGCGGGCGGGTGAGCCCGGCGCGCCTGGCCTACCTGTGCGAGGCTCTCACCGACCTCGACGACAACCTCCGGGAGCGTGGCGCACGCCTCGTGCTGCGCACGGGAGCTCCCGACAAGGTGGTTCCGGCCGTGGCGGCCGAGGTCGGCGCGACCGCCGTCCACCACAGCCGGGACCACACGCCGTATGCGACGCGGCGCGACGAGGCCGTGCGGTCGGCGCTCGCACGCCTCGACGATGCGCCCGACGTGGTCGATCACCCCGGCGCCGCGCTACACGATCCCGGCACCGTCCTCACGACCGCCGGCGAGACCTACAAGGTGTTCACGCCGTTCCACCGTCAGTGGCGCCAGCGGGCGGTCGACGATCCGCTCGACGCGCCCGGCCGCGTACCCGGCCACGGCACTGTCGCCAGCGAGGACCTGCCGACGGGGTCGTCGTTGGATCTCGACGAGCCGGCACAGCGACAGACCGGTGGCGAGACGGCCGCACGCGACCGGCTCGCACGCTTCCTCGACGCGCCCGCCGACGACTATGACGAGCAGCGTGACGTGCTGGCCGCGGACGGCACGAGCCGACTGTCCGCGGACCTGCACTTCGGCTGCCTGTCGGTCCGTCGGGTGCGCTCCCGGCTGGACCTGCGCAACAGCGGCCACAGGGCGTTCGCGACGGAACTGGCGTGGCGGGACTTCTACCTGCACGTCCTCGCCGCATGGCCCGACGTGCTGACCGAGGAGTTCAACGCGCAGTACCGGTCGTTGCCCTGGGACGACGATCCCGACGCCGTCGCCGCGTGGCGTGACGGGATGACCGGCTACCCGATCGTCGACGCGGGAATGCGCCAGCTGCGCGCGACCGGCTGGATGCACAACCGCGCGCGCATGATCGTGGCGAGCTTCCTGTGCAAGGACCTGCTGATCGACTGGCGCATCGGCGAGCGCCACTTCCTCGAGCACCTGATCGACGGTGACCTGTCGAGCAACAACGGCGGCTGGCAGTGGGCCGCCGGCACCGGCACGGATGCGCAGCCGTACTTCCGCATCTTCAACCCCGTCACCCAGGGCGAGCGCTTCGACCCGGACGGTGCCTACGTGCGCCGGTGGGTACCCGAGCTCGCCGACGTGCCCCCGGCGTTCATCCACCATCCGTGGGACATGCCGGACGACGTGGCGCAGGACTGCGCGGTGACGATCGACGGCACCTACCCGGCGCCGATCGTGGACCATCGCGAGGCGCGCCAGCGAGCACTCGGCTGGTTCGACGCGCACCGCGCCGGGTGA
- a CDS encoding cation:proton antiporter, which yields MPDLTLLIIALLAGLAIAVSKIVRRFVPEIIVFLALGVLIGPDGPFELINDANINGLKLLTELALAAIIFLIGDRLRIDDLRARRGLLLPLNVVQLLVTSTLVFIALQVVGVGVQVALLLALIAAETGVLTVTATVKEQRAAGETTDVVLASVALTNVAVAAAFGLAFPVVLAFTGAVSSPAAIVGAFAQIVVGSTVIGLLGGVLLKTYGPAIESSGELLLFLLVVLTATTGAAIAIDGSVVATSLVSGLYVANAAPWLADRFFAAVRTLEAPIYLIFFVVAGADIHIDELAGAGLVGAAYVVARTIGKVAGATGGAVLAGGMQQRTLGVRTGLSLLPHAGMAIALAAFVSERTPELGAVLSPVVLGSIVVFELSGPLVARRVLTRAGEAGAADTVTEPVLDDMDVTRSIRRVLIPAGNSEVIVPRMPFLFDLVGNLGGEIVAVHVSRPSDLAGDDEPAVLRTFREFADERGIPIQTVHRRAESVARVLVDVASDLECDLIIMGEPARTRLLEPTRWGLISQRVVRDAPMPVLVYPVDPSRPEHVPNVYIRRAAEAEGAGGAVELQRALRATGDDTGPR from the coding sequence GTGCCGGATTTGACCCTGCTGATCATCGCCCTGCTCGCGGGGCTGGCGATCGCCGTCAGCAAGATCGTCCGCCGCTTCGTCCCCGAGATCATCGTCTTCCTGGCGCTCGGGGTGCTGATCGGGCCGGACGGTCCGTTCGAGCTCATCAACGACGCGAACATCAACGGGCTCAAGCTGCTGACCGAGCTCGCGCTGGCGGCGATCATCTTCCTGATCGGCGACCGGCTGCGCATCGACGACCTGCGTGCCCGTCGCGGTCTGCTACTGCCATTGAACGTCGTGCAGCTGCTCGTGACGAGCACGTTGGTGTTCATCGCGCTGCAGGTCGTCGGCGTGGGCGTGCAGGTGGCGCTCCTGCTGGCGTTGATCGCCGCCGAAACCGGCGTGCTCACGGTCACGGCGACCGTCAAGGAGCAGCGCGCCGCCGGTGAGACCACTGACGTCGTGCTGGCCAGCGTCGCGCTGACGAACGTCGCCGTCGCCGCGGCGTTCGGCCTCGCCTTCCCGGTCGTCCTCGCGTTCACCGGCGCGGTGTCGTCGCCTGCCGCGATCGTCGGCGCCTTCGCCCAGATCGTCGTCGGTTCGACGGTGATCGGTCTGCTGGGTGGCGTGCTGCTGAAGACGTACGGACCGGCCATCGAGTCCTCCGGCGAGCTGCTGCTGTTCCTGCTCGTCGTGCTGACGGCGACCACGGGCGCCGCGATCGCGATCGACGGATCCGTCGTCGCGACCAGTCTCGTGAGCGGCCTGTACGTGGCGAACGCCGCTCCGTGGCTCGCCGACCGCTTCTTCGCGGCCGTGCGAACGCTCGAGGCGCCGATCTACCTGATCTTCTTCGTGGTCGCAGGGGCCGACATCCATATCGACGAGCTCGCCGGTGCCGGGCTCGTCGGAGCGGCGTACGTCGTGGCGCGCACGATCGGCAAGGTCGCCGGGGCCACCGGCGGTGCCGTCCTGGCCGGCGGCATGCAGCAGCGCACCCTCGGTGTACGGACGGGTCTGAGCCTCCTGCCCCACGCGGGCATGGCGATCGCGCTCGCCGCGTTCGTTTCGGAACGGACGCCCGAGCTCGGCGCGGTGCTGTCCCCGGTCGTGCTGGGCTCGATCGTGGTGTTCGAGCTGTCCGGCCCGCTGGTCGCGCGGCGTGTGCTGACACGTGCCGGGGAGGCCGGCGCGGCCGACACGGTCACCGAGCCGGTCCTCGACGACATGGACGTGACCCGCAGCATCCGGCGCGTGCTGATCCCCGCCGGCAACTCCGAGGTGATCGTGCCGCGCATGCCGTTCCTGTTCGACCTGGTCGGCAACCTGGGTGGGGAGATCGTGGCCGTCCACGTGTCGCGCCCGTCGGACCTCGCCGGCGACGACGAGCCGGCCGTGCTGCGCACGTTCCGTGAGTTCGCCGACGAGCGCGGGATCCCGATCCAGACGGTCCACCGCCGGGCCGAGAGCGTCGCCCGCGTGCTGGTCGACGTGGCGTCGGACCTGGAGTGCGATCTGATCATCATGGGCGAGCCCGCACGCACCCGGCTGCTCGAACCCACGCGGTGGGGGCTCATCAGCCAGCGCGTCGTCCGTGACGCTCCGATGCCGGTCCTCGTCTACCCCGTCGACCCCAGCCGGCCCGAACACGTCCCGAACGTGTACATCCGCCGGGCGGCAGAGGCCGAGGGGGCCGGCGGTGCCGTGGAGCTGCAGCGCGCGCTGCGCGCGACCGGCGACGACACCGGCCCGCGCTGA
- a CDS encoding DEDD exonuclease domain-containing protein yields the protein MLARMPRPLPHNGVVDGATPLRAVPFTVVDLETTGGSPATCAITEVGAVRVHGGDRQRELSTLVSPGIMIPRSITALTGISNQLVADAPPITAVLPMLLELLHGSVLVAHSARFDVSFLNAALTRHAYPPLDLPVVCTATLARRLVRDEVRNCRLATLSAHFRTTTSPTHRALPDARATVEVLHALLERAAGLGVTTLDGLLELCRRRDLSTVGQRHRLADRLPAAPGVYAFRSGSGEILYVGKAIDLRARVRTYFGNDPRHMVRRLLRETHRIDHRVCPTEVEARVREVRAIARWRPRYNRRDKPPRRPVWVKLTAERFPRLSIVRAVRDDGATYVGPLRSTRQAEQIRDALHDALPLRRCTMRIGARTRAPACALAEMARCAAPCTGDVTPAAYDAIVVQVREAMRGGAGVAIGRLLHQLTVRADAERYDDAAWRRDRLSMLVEVLTRSRTADALDGVSLTAWRPLTGDDGEVVRVVGGRLAASARASRDAAATTAATLPSTIDVRVDDPSALVAERLVLHRWLTTGGAVLLDVDGTWAQTSAGGATLAAVARRLRRRHSGSRAAELGDKRMPRVPATA from the coding sequence ATGCTCGCACGGATGCCGCGACCACTTCCCCACAACGGCGTCGTGGATGGTGCGACTCCACTGCGTGCCGTGCCGTTCACGGTCGTCGACCTCGAGACGACCGGCGGCTCGCCCGCGACGTGTGCGATCACCGAGGTCGGCGCGGTGCGCGTGCACGGCGGGGACCGGCAGCGCGAGCTGTCGACACTGGTCAGCCCCGGCATCATGATCCCCCGGTCGATCACGGCCCTGACCGGCATCAGCAACCAACTCGTCGCGGACGCTCCGCCGATCACCGCGGTGCTGCCGATGCTGCTCGAACTGCTGCACGGGTCGGTGCTCGTGGCACACTCGGCCCGCTTCGACGTGTCGTTCCTGAACGCGGCCCTGACGCGGCACGCCTACCCGCCGCTCGATCTCCCGGTCGTGTGCACCGCCACGTTGGCACGCCGTCTGGTCCGCGACGAGGTGCGCAACTGCAGGCTCGCGACGTTGAGCGCGCACTTCCGCACCACGACGTCGCCGACGCACCGGGCACTGCCGGACGCGCGTGCGACGGTCGAGGTGCTGCACGCGCTGCTCGAGCGCGCCGCCGGGCTGGGTGTCACGACGTTGGACGGTCTGCTCGAGCTGTGCCGTCGACGCGACCTGTCCACGGTCGGTCAACGCCACCGGCTGGCCGACCGGTTGCCGGCTGCGCCGGGCGTCTACGCGTTCCGCTCCGGCAGCGGGGAGATCCTCTACGTCGGCAAGGCAATCGATCTGCGGGCGCGGGTGCGGACCTACTTCGGCAACGATCCGCGTCACATGGTGCGCAGGCTGCTGCGGGAGACGCACCGGATCGATCACCGGGTCTGCCCGACGGAGGTCGAGGCACGCGTCCGCGAGGTGCGGGCGATCGCCCGCTGGCGACCCCGCTACAACCGCCGGGACAAGCCGCCGCGACGACCCGTGTGGGTCAAGCTGACTGCCGAGCGCTTCCCGCGCCTGTCAATCGTCCGCGCCGTCCGCGACGACGGCGCGACGTACGTCGGTCCGCTGCGGTCCACCCGTCAGGCCGAGCAGATCCGCGACGCGCTGCACGACGCGCTGCCGCTGCGCCGTTGCACCATGCGGATCGGCGCCCGCACGCGCGCGCCGGCCTGTGCGCTGGCCGAGATGGCGCGCTGTGCCGCGCCCTGCACCGGCGACGTCACCCCCGCAGCCTACGACGCGATCGTGGTCCAGGTGCGCGAGGCGATGCGCGGTGGTGCGGGCGTCGCGATCGGACGCCTGCTCCACCAGCTGACCGTGCGCGCCGACGCGGAGCGCTACGACGACGCGGCATGGCGCCGTGACCGGCTGTCGATGCTGGTCGAGGTGCTGACGCGCAGCCGGACGGCCGACGCGTTGGATGGCGTGTCGCTCACCGCATGGCGCCCGCTGACCGGCGACGACGGTGAGGTGGTCCGCGTCGTCGGCGGCCGGCTGGCGGCGAGCGCGAGGGCGTCACGCGACGCGGCTGCGACGACGGCGGCCACACTGCCGTCGACGATCGACGTTCGCGTCGACGATCCGTCGGCGCTCGTCGCCGAGCGGCTGGTGCTGCACCGCTGGCTGACCACCGGGGGCGCCGTGCTGCTCGACGTCGACGGCACCTGGGCGCAAACCTCTGCCGGGGGCGCGACCTTGGCGGCGGTGGCCCGGCGCCTGCGTCGACGGCATTCCGGATCCCGCGCGGCCGAACTCGGCGACAAACGGATGCCGCGTGTCCCGGCCACGGCCTGA